In one Bradyrhizobium cosmicum genomic region, the following are encoded:
- a CDS encoding DMT family transporter has product MSLALSMSVPRSRFDALPFYIGLFCLLWSYAFVAGKIGVTHCPPLILLAARFSLAGILIIGATLIRGDWSLSWRDAAIFAVLGIANNALYLGLGYTGLQSVSAGLGGLIVSANPVFTAALAALLLGEGMTWRKASGLLLGVIGVTAIVWHRLAVGTDSMHGILFTLASLASIVAGTILFKLLAPKGSLWIGNGVQNLAAGIVLTPVALTFADIGAIDVTPSLIGAFAFLVLGGSILAYWLWFHLLKVCGATAASAYHFLMPPLGILFAYIVLGEHVEARDLFGIIPVALGIYLVTRPAKPAS; this is encoded by the coding sequence ATGTCGCTCGCCCTCTCGATGTCCGTCCCGCGCAGCCGCTTCGACGCCCTGCCGTTCTATATCGGCCTGTTCTGCCTGCTCTGGAGCTATGCCTTCGTCGCCGGCAAGATCGGCGTCACCCATTGCCCGCCGCTGATCCTGCTCGCCGCGCGTTTCTCGCTCGCCGGCATCCTCATCATCGGTGCCACGCTGATCCGCGGTGACTGGTCGCTGTCATGGCGGGATGCGGCGATCTTCGCCGTGCTCGGCATCGCCAACAACGCGCTCTATCTCGGGCTCGGCTATACCGGCCTGCAATCGGTCTCCGCCGGCCTCGGCGGCCTGATCGTCTCGGCCAATCCGGTCTTCACCGCGGCGCTCGCCGCGCTGCTGCTCGGCGAAGGCATGACCTGGCGCAAGGCCAGCGGCCTCTTGCTCGGCGTCATCGGCGTGACCGCGATCGTCTGGCATCGCCTCGCAGTCGGCACCGATTCCATGCATGGCATCCTCTTCACGCTGGCTTCGCTCGCCTCTATCGTCGCCGGCACCATCCTGTTCAAGCTGCTGGCGCCGAAGGGAAGCCTCTGGATCGGCAACGGCGTGCAGAATCTCGCCGCTGGCATCGTGCTGACGCCGGTCGCGCTCACCTTCGCCGATATTGGCGCGATCGACGTCACGCCGAGCCTGATCGGCGCCTTCGCCTTCCTGGTGCTCGGCGGCTCGATCCTTGCCTATTGGCTCTGGTTTCATCTCCTGAAAGTGTGTGGCGCGACCGCTGCCAGCGCCTATCATTTCCTGATGCCGCCGCTCGGCATCCTGTTCGCCTACATCGTGCTCGGCGAGCATGTCGAGGCCCGCGACCTCTTCGGCATCATCCCGGTCGCACTCGGCATCTATCTGGTCACGCGACCGGCGAAGCCGGCATCGTAA